One genomic segment of Pempheris klunzingeri isolate RE-2024b chromosome 21, fPemKlu1.hap1, whole genome shotgun sequence includes these proteins:
- the rpl7 gene encoding large ribosomal subunit protein uL30 — MRTCAKENFSFSVDAMADAEKKVPAVPESLLKRRKAFATMKAMRVKKMLAEKKARKVTRKLIYKRAEKYHKEYRQMYRREIRMSRTARKVGNYYVPAEPKLAFVIRIRGINGVSPKVRKVLQLLRLRQIFNGVFVKLNKASINMLRIAEPYIAWGYPNLKSVRELIYKRGHGRMRKQRIALTDNALVEKALGKYGIICVEDLIHEIFTVGKNFKPANNFLWPFKLSSPRGGMNKKTTHFVEGGDAGNREDQINRMIRRMN, encoded by the exons ATGCGCACATGCGCAAAAGAAAATTTCTCTTTCTCGGTGGACGCAATGGCGGACGCAGA AAAAAAGGTTCCCGCGGTCCCTGAGAGCCTTTTGAAAAGGCGAAAGGCCTTCGCCACCATGAAGGCCATGCGTGTCAAGAAGATGCTGGCCGAAAAAAAG GCCCGTAAAGTGACCAGGAAACTGATCTACAAGAGGGCTGAGAAGTACCACAAGGAGTACAGGCAGATGTACAGGCGTGAAATCCGCATGAGTCGCACTGCTCGCAAGGTGGGAAACTACTATGTGCCAGCTGAGCCTAAACTGGCATTTGTCATCAGGATCAGAGG TATCAATGGTGTCAGCCCCAAGGTCCGCAAAGTTCTGCAGCTTCTCCGTCTGCGTCAGATCTTCAATGGTGTGTTCGTCAAGCTGAACAAGGCCTCAATCAACATGCTCAGGATTGCTGAGCCTTACATCGCTTGGGG ATACCCCAACCTGAAGTCTGTGCGTGAGCTCATCTACAAACGTGGCCATGGCAGGATGAGGAAACAGCGCATTGCCCTCACAGACAACGCTCTGGTGGAGAAGGCCCTCG GCAAATATGGCATCATCTGCGTTGAGGATCTCATCCATGAGATTTTCACAGTTGGAAAGAACTTCAAGCCCGCCAACAACTTCCTGTGGCCCTTCAAGCTGTCTTCACCCCGCGGTGGTATGAACAAGAAGACCACACACTttgtggagggaggagatgctGGCAACAGGGAGGATCAGATCAACAGAATGATCAGGAGGATGAACTAA